The Apium graveolens cultivar Ventura chromosome 10, ASM990537v1, whole genome shotgun sequence nucleotide sequence GGTGCTTAATTGTGTCAAGTTTTTTTACTTTTAATAATTTGATTTATATATCTTATAAATAGGTTTTAACAAATCTTGAAGTAATGAACCCACATATTATAAATAGTTGCATACCACTTTCTTTATTTTATCACGCTTATTTTTTTAATTCCGATCTTTTTAAAAATTCGCACCAATATTTGGATTAACTTATATAAAATTTGTTTTTTAATATCTAATTaatatttatgaattttttttataatacattaagaaaaaataaaaataatatattacaTATTATTGAAATATTAAAATACATTAATCTTTGTTCCTACTAATATTTCTCATCAGCATTTTAATCAATTATCTTAGGACCACAATCGAAAATTACAGAGCTTACAGTTGGGGTGTTGTGAAATATTTAATGAATCGTAGGACAGCAAATGTCCCACGGGCTACAACCACGGTGCATGTATCTTTGACTAAGCCAAATGTCATGTAaagtcaacaacaacaacaagttGCTCAAAATTAAACAGAGGGGGAATAAATTGACATTATGGATTTGTGGTTCTTAATTAAGTATGTGCACGTGGAAAGGTACAAAAAGATGTATAAAATCTTAACAAAATCCACCCTATTCTCCTCATTCaaaaacaaaattttatttttaattcgtACTCATGCACATTTACGTGGGTATTGCTTTATAGAGTTATGTACGCCCTCAATTTATGTGTACATATCAtgattcattttttttaattaaaatatccTTAATTTAAACAAAACAATAATTAAGCATCTCGACAAATGATTTTTTCCAAGGCTCAACCACCACGTTGAATAAGTAAAAATTTGCTGGAAGATACCCGCCTCCGCTATATTATTAAACGTTTTTCAGAGACAGTTTGACAACAAACGTTTTCTAAGCCGTGAGGTGGTTGATCCAAAGGttgatattaaaaaaatatacaaaAGATAGTTAACATTGTCCGCGGTTCGCTGTGATTACAAAAATGCCCTTGAACATGGTTCACGGACAATCTCAGCGACTGAGGTCGTTTTGTTTTTTGCCAAGTACCTCACAAACCATATATAATATAGAGAAAACACGTAAACACAGAGCCGCAACAAACACATCCAAAACATAAACACAGAAAGGGGGATAGTGGCACATCGAGATTGAATTGGGGAGGACAGAAGCGAGAATCGAGATTGAATCGGGGAGGATAGCGGACACAGAATCGAGATTTGAATAATATCCTTCTTCTTAATTACGGTATATAATCGATTCCCTTTTCCTTATAATTTTCAATCCTTTATTTTTTTTGTTGATATGATTTTATTTTAGcaaattcataatttttttagGGTTAAATCAACGTATGATTAAGattgattttcgaatttttagGGTTAAACCAACGTATGATTAAGATTGATTTTCGAATTTTTTAGTGTAATTAACGTATGATTTAGGTTTGATTTTTGAAACAATTTGGTAATTAGTTATTATGgtatttaattacaaattttgTTTGCAATTTAATTGAAAATCaaaattaaattcgaatttataattttttagtgtAATTAACGTATGATTTAGGGTTGATTTTCGAAATAATTAATTTGGTAGATAATTATTATggtaattaattatgaattttttttgcAATTGAGTTGAAAAtcaatattaaattcaaaattttaattatttaattcgaatttatgGGTATTTAATTTGAATGTATTTGTCTTTTCATGGTATTTAAATTCAAGGTTATTGTAATTATTTAATTCGAATtttttgttgttttgattgtgtACGTGGTGATTGTTTTGATTGTATACGTGGTTATTGTATACGTGGTGATTGTTTTTATTGTATACGTGGTGTTATTTTTAATGTGTCTTGTTATTTTAATCGAAAATTATTGTTGAATACGTGGTGATTgaattttaattataatatttttaggTATGACTTTATGGTCAACTTTAATTATTGTTGAATTTTTATGGTCAACTTTATAGATTTCAAGTGCAAAGGAGATGTACAAGGATGTTTGTAAGGTTAACTTTTATGTGGAACATTGTTGGAAGATGTTGAGATACTGAGTTCGCTACAAAAAAAACAAAAGCTCGGAAAGAAGTTCTTGCATCTTCTTCCCCACCAGAATGTGTGACAATAGAAAACTCAGAATATGAAAGACCTATCGGAAGAAAGGCTGCCAAGGAAATGCAAAATAAAAGAAAGAGGGTGGGAACTGAGTATGATGGTAATGGCGGAGCTGCAATTCTAGAACAAATGAGAGCCGATCAAGTTGAAGCTAGAAAACAACGAAACGAACACCTCAAAGAGATGATGCAAACAAAGGAGAAAGATGAACGTGAAAAGAGAAGAGAAATCAATGAACAAGATGACGCTGATGCAAAAATTATGGCAATGGATACAAGTTCTATGGGGCCTATTGAAGTTGAATATTTCaattcaagaaaacaagaaatcATTGCAAGAAGGCGCACTCATTTTtctatttaaataatttattctTCGTGTAGAAATCTTTTGTGAAGTTATGTCACTAAGTTATAAGATATTTGTATGAACTGGCTCTCTTCTTGAATCAAATTATGGAATCAAAGTTGTTGTGTTGGCTTAGATTGGCAATGAGtttcttttttgaataaattttTCTATGTAAGCTAATGTTCATAAATGTCCAGCACAGTATTGTTGTAGTGTCGTAGAACTGTGAAAAAAAAATCTGCAGAATTCTGAACAAAAAATCTCCTAAAAACTGCAGATTGGTGTTGTAAAATTCTGCAGATTGGTGTCAGACCAAAGGTAGCTACCATATCAATATTGACCAAGCAATTCTAGTCAACAATCAGTACATAGCTTTCTATATAGCCAGTTAAAAAAATAATTGCAAGATGTGCTCTAGTTGAAAAGAATGCAGCATTCTGCTCCAGAAAACTACaggatttttgaaaaaaaataatctCCAAGAAACTCCAGAAATAACATATTTGGTTCATATATAACTAAATTCTCCGAAACAGAAACATAATCAATACAGATAGATAAGATCTTGAAATTGAAAATAGCAATATTAAACGGTTAGCATTTCTGTTGCGACTTGCCCAAATTTTTTCATATCTAACCACCATATTTTTGCCACAAGTGCTCCACGAGGTCATTTTGAAGCTGAATATGAGCACTTTTATCTCTGATTCGGTGATGAAATTGCATAAACTCCTTAATCGTATTTGTGTGTTCACGAGATATTTGAATAGATGGTGTTTCATCATATGTCTCATAATCGTAATCTATATTTTGCAGATCTCTTTCGTCTTCGATAATCATATTATGCATGACTATACATGCTAACATGATGTACTTAAGTGTCTCGATATCCCAAAAATGAGCTGGTCAACGCACTACAGCAAATCTAGCTTGAAGAACTCCAAAGGCTCGTTCAACGTCTTTTCTAGCCGACTCCTGCATTTGTGCAAAATGTTTTCGTTTGTTCCCTTGAGGAGCTGAAACGGTCTTCACAAAAGTTGAATAAGGGGGATATATTCCATCGGCAAGATAGTATCCCATATCATATATGTGGCCATTTATGGTGTATGTAACTTCAGGTGCTCGACCTTCGGCCCattctgaaaataaatttgaTCGATCCAAGACATTTATATCATTTAATGACCCTGGTAAGCCAAAATAAGTGTGCCATAACCAAAGATCGTGCGAAGCTATAGCTTCGAGGATGATAGTAAGCTCACGATAATGACCTGAAAAAGCCCCATGCCACGCAGTTGGACAATTCTTCCACCTCCAATGCATACAATCTATGCTACCTAACATTCCAGGAAATCCTTGTTGTTCAGCCACCTCCATCAATCGTCGAATATCAACATTATTCGGCCTCCTTAAGTATTGTTCTCCGAATATTTGAACAATTGATATCACAAATCTTCGAACACTTTCTATTGCAGTACTTTTACCAATACGAATATAATCATCAACCGCATCAGCGGATACTCCATATGCAATAATACGTAATGCAGCAGTTATTTTTTGAAGCGATGATAATCCAGGAACTCCAGCAGCATTGTACCTTTGCACAAAGTACAGATCATGAGACTTAACCGCTTCTTGAATTCTAGAAAACAAACTTCTTCGCATATAAAATCTTCTACAAAAAATATAATCCGGGTATGTGGGATTATCAGCAAAGTAATCACGATAAATACGTTGATGGCCTGATGCTCTATTATGGTTGATAATCCGATGATTGACAACTGACCCAGAATGACGAATTGGTTATTCATCTGATGATTTGATTGTGCATAAATAGCTATGGTGgtctccatctcctcctcctcctcctcttTCTCATGAATCAAATAGGTTACTATATCTTGAGGATCCATCAGGAAATGTATAATTAGAAGTATGTAAATTGACAAGGCAATTGAAATTGTACTTATTATACACAGATGTGTGTGTTTAGGACCCCTACATATTATGATCGTTGAAAAATGACCCGTTAGATATTGTTATCTGTTGGTGTTGATATGCAGTAACATAGTAGTTAGTATTTGGGAACATGTTGATTAAATTCAAATACAGGTGAAgtttaaatttattattaaaataattataaggATCAATTATAAGGAAGTTTGTTGAAGTTGATATTCAATACAATGTCTTAAATCCTTAAGAGTGgaataaattataatatttttaaggaTTACACTAAGAGactgttggacttgctctaataccagaaaatgtagtgatgattttagtaGTATTAGgattcatttcaacaatttctccactgtgagatctgtacttaggacagtatggcctgtcagactttacagagtaaagtttcttctgcctttgaatatttgattttaaacaacctgcagcaccatctgttgatttgtttttcacttgaagtagaaatagaacatgttccaattcttcaaaatacttcaatggaataacattctccctgatctggaataccctcctatctgtcataaagtataacatgatatcttctttcaaaacagagtgataaaccatttgtacagattcaagttgattcaatctctcatgagttgctcctactcctggttcactcaagaaagttggatcattggtagtattgtttactctcttctctttagaactacccaatcctgatttatctcttacttcctttcttgtaacaactcttgcttcaaaccacttgatgtagtcttcaaaggttgagtctgttgagctttggtgaatcctggtagtagaatatttgaaggtttaacatgaccaatgtcagaggtttccttttccttatcttctgatatcaagccaacttgagctatgttagaggttgcctgcttcactgtcatattagaacttactacatcttgactctgaacaacttgagtcatgtcagaggttggttgagaaatcttctttttcatcagagtaagactagcatcttcttcatcaattatttcttcatccatgattagcacatatacctttacaggttcatcaattttctGTTTTCCCTTGGATattggatctacctccacttgtgatttgactttggttgcctcagaatttgtcctctccttaatcacaatacccttaggttttggaagtttcttttcaacaacagaagctttagacttggagttgacattttctgctttaagtctagcttcttcttcctttagactttcaaagtccattcctggattttctttgagaaataatctctttgaaatttcttcatcaagctccatatgtccagtagaacttatccttttaccagtatcagaacttattcttctcccagcatcagaacttgttctttgtatagaaattttagttgtccttgatgaagaacctttaccttgaccatgacctctacccttatcagagtttccctggtcatcatttccatcatccttacccttcaatgattgagtagatttgcatttggacttaatcactttccagaattattagaacttggcccatcagaacttgatgaatcagaacttgaagagcttgttctagattctgatgcttcttgagatgtggttgtatcttcaatatgctccccctgctcAGGTGCATCTTgatttggcgtagtcaccacagtttcaatgacatcagagtttgcagtatcaggatttagactgtcaggatttagactgtcaggatttacaaagtcagaatttaaaacttcattctcaaatcttagctgatcatgatcattgaaatcttcatgtcctgtaatattcttatcatcaaaagagatattgatagattccatgacaacccttgttcttaaattgtagactctgaagacttttgtggaaagtggatatccaacaaaaattccttcatcagcttttagatcaaatttggatagctgttcaggatgagtcttaagaacaaaatacttgcatccaaatacatgaaaatacttcagatttggcttctttttcttcaccatctcatatggtgtctttccatgcttgttgaaaagtgttgcattctgagtaaaacaagcagtctgcacagcttcagcccaaaagtaggttggtaactttgcttcatcaagcatagttcgtgcagcttcaataagagttttattctttctttcaacaactccatttttctgtggagttccaggagcaaaaaattcctgcttgattccatggtctttgtagaactcttccataatcaaatttttgaactcagtgccattatcacttcttatgattttcacagagtctttaaccaatttatccagttatttgacatgatcaatcaagatagatgcagtttcactttttgtgtgcaagaaatgcacccatgtgtatctggtgaactcatccactatgaccatagcatatttcttctttgcaatagacatgacattcactggaccaaatagatcaacatgtagtaggtgataaggctcaaaaattgaagattcagtcttgctcttgaatgaatattttctttgttttgccttttgacatgaatcacaaaggccatcaggagtaaatactgattttggcagtcctatcacaagatctttcttgactagttcatttatattgctgaaatttaaatgagagagtttcttgtgcaatcccagcttttttcaattgatgctctacttaacagacagattgtagaactatcagaacttgttgaaagcctggattcataaatgttaccatgcatgtatccctttaaaaaaacttttcctgtagatttgtttacaacttcacagtgttcttcaaagaaatccacatgataacctctgtcacagatttgactaacactcaacatattgtgtttaaatcctgagactagtgctactttttcaatgatgacatttccaagattgatatttccatatcccagagtttttcccatattgccatatccataagaaacacctgggccagctttctccacaaagtctgatagcaggactttatttccagtcatatgtcctgaacatccactgtccagaactaggatgtttttcctattgccctgcaatcacaaagaccactaattattagttttaaggacccagacttgcttggatcctttggccttattaagtttgttaacatttacagcggatttagcattagagtttatgttaacagttttcttatcagaatttacaatatcagactttgcatcagaacttacactagaaggaataatgctaactttctttaaagaaggttttatttgataataatcatagtacaaactatgatattccttacaaatataaatggaataccataaaataccacaatgaaaacaaggattttgtggcctatatctaacagactgactcttaactcctgattttgaaggtaaggagtttatcttcttattcttcctgcaaaaagaagccagatggttagaatttccacagttataacatttctttctaggagcattaggaacaggcttataatcattgcttttattcacacctacctttccattcctatttttcctaggtggctttaccttgtttacatttttaacatctttcagcttatgcttaagctgcttctttatcattaagcctatgttaacttcaattgtcTTATCCTGTATAAATTTGTCAGGAGTTGAGTCAACCTTAAattctgtctcagtatctttcatcttttcagaatcagactttacagatttagctacaaacttaacaggatttaactttggcttttgtttaacaattataggctcaatttctacagttcctttattattcttatcatctccataacctaagccctctttccaatttccacagcttaacagattctgagttgttcttccagagttagtccaagtcctgataatctctctttccttttctaactcagtttttagagattcattcattttaagcacttcatctccaacatagaaagcatcatctctatctttcagagtttgatggaacataactaactctttttctaaataatcattcctctttttataagcaagattttcagaagttaatctttcacatgttaaagtttgatctctataactaatgaacacggttttaagatatcttctcaactcagtaatatcattagtatgaaaagcataagttgtttgaggtacctttaactcagcaacatcagaactgctatcagcatttgccatcaaggtatagttcacctcacttttagaatctgaagtgtctgtccagcttttcttctttgtgataagagccttgcttttgtcactcttcactttcttgcaatcaggagatatgtggcctttctcaccacagttatagcatttgacatttgagtaatctcctctgttagactttcctcctttgccttcagattttctgaaacctttcttatccgaacttgcacctttcctggaaaatttctttccccttctgaatttcttgtatacaatctttgtgattcctttcaccataagagcacacagctttatcatctcttcatcagggtccatctcagatagactttcagtttctgaatccttatcactatcagaacttgatgactcagtatcagactttgtgatgagagccttttctttgcctttctttgagacaaccactttaggggattcctcctcagccttaagagcaactgtccttgactttctcccatgcctcttgcttctttgatccatctcaagttcatgagtcttgagcataccataaatttcatcaagagtagtttcatcaagagcatagttgtctcttatagttgtggccttcaaatcccaactttcaggaagagctaaaaggaatttgagattagtatcttcaagatcatattccttatccaccagtgacagatcattcaagagtttgacaaatctattatataaaccagttaatgactcatcaggttttgagtcaaagtgctcatactctggagtgagtatagtcctcatgttcttcttaattgaatcagttccctggcatcttatctccaaggcatcccatatctcctttgcagtcttgcagttaattaccctgtttgacttgacattatcaatggcactgtgcagcaaatgtcttacctttgcatcctttgcaatagatgagatatcttcagctgtatattcacttttctcctttggtacagtctgtgctggctgatctgcaactacaacagagagcttggttggcttatgtggtccttcattaattctgtcaaggtattctggatcggtagcttccagaaacatagacattctcaccttccatatgggatactcataaggtttcagtatgggaaccctaatagtctcatatcgattatggatttgagtctttggagtttcttcagttttggtgggcttggttggagtttgtgcttcttcagacatgattgtttttggatctttagtgtatgtatgttaacagattgctctgataccacttgttaggtcacacacactgtagaagggggttgaatacagtgtttactacaatcaaatcgaatataagaactcaagtaacaaaacataaattttattcaacacaataaactctgttacaaagaactgttctctctcagtgatgaacaaattatcacgagagctgttagggttacaatgaataataatctcgattttGATAatacacatatagtgtaaaccctatgtctgtgtttatatactacacagttataagataatcttctaattgatatcaaatataattctgcttcctaatatatatcaatcggttatcttttctttcaagtattctattccttatataattcttcttcatgcatttctcttcttgtttcagtctcggtcttctttcctttcaatcaactgccttccttatctgaaaacctcattaagtcctgatattatctcctgataaatatctcctaataacttaagttatgatatcttaagtcctgacttcagtataagtactgatttccagttcagtactgatttgtcctattaagtaagatctgaaaactaaacacaaatcatattagtcatgacatcacaaatatatctaacaggaggataaaattaaaacataaagcttgatagaattagagtttgtacaacataagattcaccAGGTTCCATGATTACAAGGGTCAGGTAAAAACAGTTTTTACATCTGCTTtttctctaagtttatccttcaagtgatcaagaatttcaagttcttctatgatgagtgttccacttagagcttcctTAAGTTTCTGCCTTGCTACCGTAGGATAACCCTGGTCCAGATACTCTAAGCTGAATCTTAAAAATCCACcaactttgatgtttagaaatctaTTGTCTTTAGAAATTCtactaattcctttttctttcAACTCTTCTtatctttttataaacatatctaTTTCTTCATAATGTCTCCTTCTTttttcttcagcttcagccttatctcttttctttgtttcctccctttcaatcaaccattcagccaaagatgatctccaagtccttgtaacagtgttcttgccttttaacaaacttaacaCTCTCTTAATTTCTTTAGGAGTCAAAGAATCCATTAACTTTTTATctagaagagtgaatgtaccatcccTAAAATAGACTTTAACTTCTCTCAGAGATACAATCCAGACTTTAATAATTTTCTCAGCTGGATGTTgaaaatggtcttcatctgagatgcacaaATTTAGAGGTAAAAAGTCAGATTCCTTAAAGCAATTACAAATGGCTCTTTCAGTGACTTTCACTTCCTTtgcaggcttgactttcttaggctttctcccaacagatttgagcttgaattttagtgaaggtttggctaaaggtaggattgtcattttcttgagatttgtgtggcttgaggtgattggaatttttaggaaagagttggcagtttgtctataaagaaattttggcttagatgtttgggaaggtttgatgttagagatagttgatgttgtgggttgagctaaggtttgagatggttgtatttggatttttagggttgtttGAGTTCCTGAATTATCATGAGGTATTATGCTCTTCCTCTCCCCTATTCTCTTCttctcttcatctttcttgtcatcctccttcttcttctctccacccttgctaaCATATGACTTACtagactgact carries:
- the LOC141691173 gene encoding uncharacterized protein LOC141691173, which translates into the protein MRRSLFSRIQEAVKSHDLYFVQRYNAAGVPGLSSLQKITAALRIIAYGVSADAVDDYIRIGKSTAIESVRRFVISIVQIFGEQYLRRPNNVDIRRLMEVAEQQGFPGMLGSIDCMHWRWKNCPTAWHGAFSGHYRELTIILEAIASHDLWLWHTYFGLPGSLNDINVLDRSNLFSEWAEGRAPEVTYTINGHIYDMGYYLADGIYPPYSTFVKTVSAPQGNKRKHFAQMQESARKDVERAFGVLQARFAVVR